CCGGGGTCGATGATGAGCTTGCTTCCCTCGTTCTCGATCGTGAGGGCGGCGTGCTCGAACTTGGTGACTCGCATGCCTCGAGTCAACCCGCGCGGGAGACCCCGCGACAAGGGGATTGCGCAGTCCCGCCTCGATTTGGTGGGGCTCTGGGGGCCATGGCATACTTGAACGGTTGCCTGACGGCCCCATCGTATAGCGGCCTAGTACGCCGCCCTCTCACGGCGGTAACGCGGGTTCGAATCCCGCTGGGGTCACCAACACCGAGAAAGCCGGTCCTTCTGGACCGGCTTTCTTCGTTCCGGCTACTGCCGGCTCTTCCCTCGCCGGTGCGCCCGGCTAGCAAACGCTTCCCCCGGGGTCAACCCACTCGGCCGATCAGCGACTTCTCACCACGATGGGAGAACGGGTTCGATGATGGGCGGCGTGCGCCCCGGGGTGTGAGGTCGAGTGATGCGATGAAAGACCTGCTCATCAGCGGGAGCCGATTCCTCACGACGGACGATGTGGCCGATGCCGTGCTCCATTACGCCCAGGTCCTGGCCCAATACGGGCGCGCCGACGTCGTCCGCTTCCCGGCTCTCGTCGACGGGGTCGCAGCGAATTCGTGGCTCACTCTCGGATCAGGTGCGGCGATCGCCGCTGTAGAGGTGCTCGACTCGCCGATCGAGAGACTCGCCGGTGCGCACGAGGCATCCGCCGAGATCCAACGGCGCAGCGCCAGCCTCGAAGGCATGTGACCCGCGGAACCGTTCAGCCGCGCGGGGGCGAAGCCTCCTCAGCGGGCTCCTGCGCTGCGCGGGCTCGAGAGCGCCGGTCGGCTCGTCGCCGCCGCACGATCCGGACGACCGCCCACACGAGAAGAGCGACGACCGCCGCGAGGACGAGCCACGGGATGAGGAAGCCCAGCGCGATCACGATGCCGTTGAGCGTCGCGACGAGCCCGTTCCAGCCCGCGATCAGACCGTCCGTGAAGCCTGCCGGATCGGCCTCGACCGGCTCGGCGACGGGGGAGAGCGTCACGGTGAGCGTCGACATCGCGACCTGACCGTCGAGGGACTTCAGCTGCTGCTGGTACGACTCCAGAGTGGCCTGGCGTTCCGAGAGCGCCGTCTCGGCCGCGATGAGATCGGAGAGGTCGCCCGCCTGCGCCATGAGCGCGGTGAGGCGGTCGACCGACGCCTGGGTGGCGTCGATGCGCGCCTGCAGGTCGATGGTCTGCTCGGTCACATCCTGCCGGTTGATCGAGGATGCCGTGACCTCGCCGAGCTGCGAGAGGTCGTCCATCGTCGCGGTGAGGCGATCGGCGGGGACCCGCACCGTGATCCACGCGCCGTCGGTGGTCGGATAGGGGTAGGGGTACGTCGTGCCGTCGACCACGCCAGGGTCGACGGGGGTCACCTGCCCGTTCTGG
This genomic interval from Microbacterium sp. 4R-513 contains the following:
- a CDS encoding DUF4349 domain-containing protein → MNTSGDLASVREDPLPELPDARIAEIEEALFAEIGRDRGARRARRGRWWIGGAAAAAVVVVAAIAAPMIVPIVSPSGGSSVSDEAGSAPVAPEAVQGAGSDSQVADGTRDSGALESTSPLADPAAGRDIITTASATVVVDDVPEATARIGAAAEAAGGYVESMSIGQNGQVTPVDPGVVDGTTYPYPYPTTDGAWITVRVPADRLTATMDDLSQLGEVTASSINRQDVTEQTIDLQARIDATQASVDRLTALMAQAGDLSDLIAAETALSERQATLESYQQQLKSLDGQVAMSTLTVTLSPVAEPVEADPAGFTDGLIAGWNGLVATLNGIVIALGFLIPWLVLAAVVALLVWAVVRIVRRRRADRRSRARAAQEPAEEASPPRG